One stretch of Chryseobacterium fluminis DNA includes these proteins:
- a CDS encoding polysaccharide deacetylase family protein produces the protein MILFTFNIVNIEADTKNQFQISVEEKLKITEDNTKAILRILDIHDIKGSFFVEISIAAKLQNIIKAISSKGHEIAFYNEHSNLSETEDSKKFVQELLEKPIKGIRQKEHKLPQEDLKLLEFNYISNIDNADILFPLKRLKRDTEIAEENGMSIIPESISPYSQLPYNDLVFQILPMKFYRNMVFETLKNDDFVLIYLNSWQFTDFTKYPFRIPFYRRLNSGKKMEDKLDALLSWINEKKMATSRMKDYIF, from the coding sequence ATGATTTTATTCACTTTCAACATTGTAAATATTGAAGCCGATACTAAGAATCAGTTTCAGATTTCCGTTGAAGAGAAACTGAAAATTACAGAAGATAATACAAAAGCTATTTTAAGAATTTTAGATATTCATGATATTAAAGGAAGCTTTTTTGTCGAAATCTCCATCGCTGCAAAACTTCAGAATATTATAAAAGCAATTTCATCCAAAGGGCATGAAATTGCTTTTTATAATGAACATTCAAACCTTAGCGAAACTGAAGACTCCAAGAAATTTGTTCAGGAATTATTAGAGAAGCCAATTAAGGGCATCCGCCAGAAAGAGCATAAACTTCCCCAGGAAGATCTTAAACTGCTTGAATTTAATTATATTTCAAATATTGACAATGCCGATATTCTCTTTCCTTTGAAGCGACTTAAAAGAGACACGGAAATTGCTGAAGAAAACGGGATGAGTATTATTCCGGAGAGCATTTCTCCATACAGTCAGCTGCCGTACAATGATCTCGTATTTCAGATTCTGCCGATGAAATTCTACAGGAATATGGTTTTTGAAACATTAAAGAATGATGATTTTGTGTTAATTTACCTCAACTCCTGGCAGTTCACAGATTTTACGAAGTACCCGTTCAGAATACCTTTCTACCGCAGGCTGAATTCGGGTAAGAAAATGGAGGACAAACTAGATGCCCTCCTCAGCTGGATCAACGAGAAGAAGATGGCTACTTCCCGTATGAAAGATTATATTTTTTAA
- a CDS encoding metallophosphoesterase: protein MQRNFLIIAVIFLFLEIYIYQAIKTLTDNIWIRAGYGTVSVIIYGFFAYEVMHFNRADKSMMRAQIMISLFLVFILPKIFVVLFLLIDDIFRTGGYLIGLTRPAENFFPERRKFLSLVGLGLGGVLSALFVDGITFGKYRHKVRRVRINFADLPKSFKGYKIVQISDVHSGSFSDPGKLEHAVNLINEQNPDLVLFTGDMVNNIADEFRPFIPLFSKIKARDGKFAVLGNHDYADYVTWPSLDAKKKNLDTLIDYEKQAGFDMLRNEHRVIEKNGEKLYILGVENWGLKPFPQFGRLDDALKGVPEDATKILMSHDPTHFDYVVKKHPGNIHLTLSGHTHGMQFGLDLKNIKWSPVQYRYPKWADLYESEGKMLYVNRGFGVLGYPGRVGVLPEITLFELA from the coding sequence ATGCAAAGAAATTTTTTAATTATTGCAGTCATTTTTCTGTTTTTAGAAATATACATCTATCAGGCTATAAAGACATTAACAGACAACATATGGATCAGAGCCGGCTACGGGACGGTTTCGGTGATCATATACGGTTTTTTCGCCTATGAAGTCATGCATTTTAACAGAGCGGACAAAAGCATGATGAGAGCACAGATCATGATCTCATTATTTCTGGTTTTTATACTTCCGAAGATTTTTGTTGTATTATTCCTGCTCATTGATGATATCTTCAGAACCGGAGGCTATCTGATCGGGTTGACAAGACCTGCAGAAAACTTTTTCCCGGAAAGGAGGAAATTTTTAAGCTTAGTGGGGCTGGGTCTCGGAGGTGTCCTTTCTGCTCTTTTTGTGGATGGTATTACCTTTGGAAAATACCGCCACAAGGTGAGAAGAGTGAGAATCAATTTTGCAGATCTTCCAAAAAGTTTCAAAGGCTATAAAATCGTGCAGATCTCAGATGTTCACAGCGGCAGTTTTTCAGATCCTGGCAAACTGGAACATGCAGTTAACCTGATCAATGAACAAAATCCTGACCTGGTCTTATTTACAGGAGATATGGTAAACAATATTGCAGATGAATTCAGACCATTTATTCCTCTGTTTTCAAAAATAAAAGCCAGGGACGGTAAATTTGCCGTACTGGGAAATCATGATTATGCTGATTATGTAACGTGGCCGTCATTAGATGCTAAAAAGAAAAACCTTGATACGCTGATCGATTATGAAAAACAGGCCGGTTTTGATATGCTTCGGAATGAGCACAGGGTTATAGAAAAAAACGGAGAAAAACTTTATATTTTAGGCGTGGAAAACTGGGGTCTTAAACCTTTTCCTCAATTTGGAAGATTGGATGATGCCCTGAAAGGAGTTCCTGAAGACGCAACAAAAATCTTAATGAGCCACGATCCGACCCACTTCGATTATGTGGTAAAGAAGCATCCGGGAAACATTCATTTAACGCTTTCAGGACATACTCATGGCATGCAGTTCGGACTCGATCTTAAGAATATAAAATGGTCACCCGTGCAATACAGATATCCAAAATGGGCGGATCTGTATGAAAGTGAGGGGAAAATGCTATACGTCAACAGAGGGTTTGGCGTGTTGGGGTATCCGGGGAGAGTGGGTGTACTGCCGGAAATTACGCTTTTTGAATTGGCTTAA
- a CDS encoding 3-oxoacyl-ACP synthase III family protein yields the protein MPNTIIIGSGSYLPNRVIGRDFFLGSEFYSEDGIKIEKPAEETIAKFVEITEIENRRFIEDDLSNSQIGYEAAKMAIEDAKIDQEELDYIIYASNFGEVTVNGYADFMPTMAARVKNKLGIRNRKCVTYDMLFGCPGWVEAMILADTLIKAGSAKTILVIGGETLSRVTDPYDRNRMIFADGAGAVVVKATEQENVGIIAHNTICDNGPELDYLANGPSINKDSDQTRLFVRMQGRKIYEYALKNVPAAIKETIDDAGLSIQDINKVLIHQANAKMDYAMIERLHKLYHIKEYDHAISPMTIQMFGNSSVATIPTMFDLILKGKMEGHSFKDKGNIVMTSVGAGMNINAIVYRFP from the coding sequence ATGCCGAATACGATCATAATTGGTTCTGGATCTTATCTTCCCAACAGGGTTATTGGTAGAGACTTTTTCCTGGGTTCAGAGTTTTATTCAGAAGACGGGATAAAGATTGAAAAACCTGCCGAAGAAACGATTGCAAAATTTGTAGAAATTACAGAGATAGAAAACAGGAGATTCATAGAAGACGACCTTTCAAATTCACAGATCGGTTACGAAGCTGCAAAGATGGCCATCGAAGATGCAAAAATAGACCAGGAAGAATTAGACTATATCATTTATGCAAGTAATTTCGGTGAGGTTACTGTAAACGGATACGCTGATTTTATGCCAACTATGGCTGCGAGAGTAAAAAACAAACTGGGAATCAGAAACAGGAAATGCGTAACGTATGATATGCTTTTCGGGTGCCCGGGTTGGGTGGAAGCGATGATCCTGGCAGATACTTTAATCAAAGCCGGGTCTGCCAAAACTATTCTCGTTATCGGAGGGGAAACCCTGAGCCGGGTAACAGACCCTTATGACAGAAACAGAATGATTTTTGCCGACGGAGCCGGAGCTGTAGTCGTGAAGGCTACCGAACAGGAAAATGTAGGAATTATCGCGCACAATACCATTTGTGATAACGGCCCTGAACTGGATTATCTTGCCAACGGACCATCCATCAACAAAGATTCTGATCAAACGCGTTTATTTGTGAGAATGCAGGGAAGAAAAATTTATGAGTATGCTCTTAAAAATGTTCCTGCTGCGATTAAAGAAACGATTGATGATGCAGGTCTCTCCATCCAGGATATTAACAAAGTACTGATTCATCAGGCCAATGCCAAAATGGATTATGCGATGATCGAAAGGCTGCATAAACTTTATCATATTAAAGAGTATGATCATGCCATCTCTCCTATGACGATCCAGATGTTCGGAAATTCATCCGTTGCTACAATTCCTACCATGTTTGATTTAATACTTAAAGGAAAAATGGAGGGTCATTCGTTTAAAGATAAAGGTAACATCGTGATGACTTCGGTAGGTGCCGGAATGAACATCAATGCTATCGTATACAGATTTCCTTAA
- the ubiE gene encoding bifunctional demethylmenaquinone methyltransferase/2-methoxy-6-polyprenyl-1,4-benzoquinol methylase UbiE: MTKDITKVTPYNSEATKKSQVEDMFDNIAPKYDLLNHVLSMKIDVLWRNTLVKMMKNDNPQEVLDVATGTGDLAITIEKGTNAKVIGLDLSQQMLNVGVIKIKKLKLDGKISMQKGDAENLPFEDNRFDAVSVAFGVRNFENLKKGLAELRRVVKDNKSVYILEFSKVEGFLGPFYMFYFKNILPAIGRLVSKDNRAYTYLPDSVNAFPFGEKMKQILLDTGFKKVEYKKLSLGIATIYKATK, translated from the coding sequence TTGACAAAAGATATTACCAAAGTAACTCCCTACAATTCTGAGGCAACGAAGAAAAGTCAGGTCGAGGATATGTTCGACAATATTGCACCGAAATATGATCTTCTGAATCATGTTCTATCCATGAAAATAGATGTTTTATGGAGAAATACACTGGTGAAAATGATGAAAAATGATAACCCTCAGGAAGTGCTGGATGTGGCTACCGGAACGGGGGATCTTGCCATCACGATTGAAAAGGGAACCAACGCAAAAGTAATTGGTTTGGATTTATCGCAACAAATGTTAAATGTTGGCGTTATTAAAATAAAAAAACTTAAATTAGACGGCAAAATTTCCATGCAAAAGGGAGATGCAGAAAATTTACCTTTTGAGGACAATAGATTCGATGCTGTTTCCGTTGCATTTGGAGTAAGGAATTTTGAAAACCTTAAAAAAGGTTTAGCAGAGTTAAGAAGAGTAGTTAAAGATAACAAGAGTGTTTATATACTGGAGTTTTCAAAGGTTGAGGGGTTCTTGGGGCCATTTTATATGTTTTATTTCAAAAATATATTGCCTGCCATCGGCAGACTGGTTTCCAAAGATAATAGGGCATATACATACCTTCCGGATTCTGTAAATGCTTTTCCTTTCGGGGAAAAGATGAAGCAAATTCTTTTAGATACAGGATTTAAAAAAGTTGAATATAAAAAACTAAGTTTAGGTATAGCCACAATTTATAAAGCAACAAAGTAA
- the porT gene encoding type IX secretion/gliding motility protein PorT/SprT yields the protein MNKFLLKALVLASVNIAFFADAQFRTRNRMDKLEEFDQQTFSWGFYLNGNKLDYRIVLDPRYGMEGNQNLVTSKESYSFGAGLIGKWRLNDYLDLRMEPGLQFAQRQLTFNTQSNDQYAAGSLTNDPFIPIPLTEKDKVREVKSTLVDIPVLLEFHGQRWYNSRPYIAGGVNYIVNLQSNSDSTDDNLQQVFRSTTHNFAWSAEMGIQFYFNKFKLTPAIRGTFIMNNEKVADNANTPPYWTAAMSTLQTRAVFFVLKFE from the coding sequence ATGAATAAATTTTTATTAAAAGCACTGGTTTTAGCCTCAGTAAATATTGCGTTTTTTGCAGATGCGCAATTCAGAACCCGAAACAGGATGGACAAGTTGGAGGAGTTTGATCAACAGACATTCAGTTGGGGTTTTTATTTGAACGGGAATAAACTAGACTACCGTATCGTTTTAGATCCGAGATACGGTATGGAAGGTAACCAAAACCTTGTTACGTCCAAAGAAAGTTACAGCTTCGGGGCCGGATTGATCGGTAAATGGAGACTGAACGATTATCTGGACTTAAGAATGGAACCAGGCTTACAATTTGCTCAGAGGCAGTTGACTTTTAACACCCAATCAAACGACCAGTATGCGGCAGGATCTCTTACGAATGATCCTTTTATCCCGATTCCACTGACAGAAAAAGATAAAGTGAGAGAGGTAAAATCTACCCTGGTAGATATTCCTGTATTGCTGGAATTCCATGGGCAGCGATGGTATAATTCAAGACCTTATATTGCGGGAGGGGTAAACTATATCGTAAACCTCCAGTCAAACTCAGATTCTACGGATGACAATCTGCAACAGGTATTCAGATCTACGACACACAATTTTGCATGGTCTGCCGAGATGGGTATTCAGTTTTATTTCAACAAATTTAAACTGACACCTGCGATAAGAGGAACATTCATTATGAATAATGAAAAAGTGGCCGATAATGCCAATACGCCTCCTTACTGGACCGCTGCGATGTCTACCTTACAGACAAGAGCTGTATTTTTTGTTTTAAAATTTGAATAA
- a CDS encoding cell division protein ZapA: MEVRRITINIAGRVYPLNVPAAEEETLRKVGKQIENMIKDFEQNFDVRDKQDALAMCALKLGTNAEVTSMNYEKNINSANERLIRINQSLNEIGK; encoded by the coding sequence ATGGAGGTAAGAAGAATAACCATCAACATTGCCGGGAGAGTATATCCGCTGAATGTGCCGGCAGCAGAGGAAGAAACGCTGCGTAAGGTGGGGAAGCAGATAGAGAATATGATTAAAGATTTTGAACAGAACTTCGATGTGAGAGACAAACAGGATGCTTTGGCCATGTGTGCCCTTAAATTGGGAACCAATGCTGAAGTAACGTCTATGAACTACGAAAAAAATATAAATTCTGCCAACGAAAGATTAATCCGGATTAATCAGTCGCTGAATGAAATTGGGAAATAG
- the rny gene encoding ribonuclease Y, translated as MTTAIIVGVICLVIGAVIGILFSKSSLNTKGKFIIDDAKKNAENLIEKATVQAESIKKEKNLQAKEKFLELKSQHDADIQSREKKMQEVEKRIKDKEHKLNDELSKAGKLEKDLDKQIADYARKTEILEKKQHELDTATAKKVEILEKISNYTAEEAKAELVETMRAEAKTRAQAHVQSIMEEAQLNAKSEARKIVIQTIQRIGTEQAIENSVSVFNIESDEVKGRIIGREGRNIRALEAVTGVEIIVDDTPEAILLSCFDPVRREIARLSLHRLVTDGRIHPARIEEVVEKTRKQIEEEIIEVGKRTIIDLGIHGLHPELIKIVGRMKYRSSYGQNLLQHSREVANIAATMAAELGLNVKLAKRAGLLHDIGKVPEQESELPHALLGMQWAEKYGENPEVINAIGAHHDEVEMTSLLSPIIQVADAISGARPGARRQVLESYIQRLKDLESAALSFEGVSSAYAIQAGRELRVMVESGRVNDEVASQLSYDISEKIQNELTYPGQVKVTVIRETRAVNIAR; from the coding sequence ATGACAACAGCCATTATAGTCGGCGTGATTTGCCTTGTCATCGGTGCAGTAATAGGGATTCTTTTCTCTAAAAGCTCACTGAACACCAAGGGTAAATTTATTATAGATGATGCAAAAAAGAATGCCGAAAACCTTATAGAAAAAGCTACCGTACAAGCTGAATCCATAAAAAAAGAAAAAAACCTTCAGGCCAAAGAAAAATTCCTGGAATTAAAGTCTCAGCATGATGCTGATATCCAGTCGAGAGAAAAGAAGATGCAGGAGGTCGAAAAAAGAATTAAAGACAAGGAGCATAAGCTGAATGACGAACTTAGCAAAGCCGGAAAGCTTGAAAAAGATCTTGATAAACAGATTGCTGATTATGCAAGAAAAACAGAGATCTTAGAGAAAAAACAACATGAGCTGGATACTGCCACTGCCAAGAAAGTTGAGATCCTGGAGAAAATCTCCAATTATACAGCTGAAGAAGCAAAAGCTGAATTGGTAGAAACCATGAGGGCAGAAGCTAAAACAAGAGCTCAGGCACATGTTCAGAGCATTATGGAAGAAGCTCAGCTGAATGCTAAAAGTGAGGCCAGAAAAATCGTAATCCAGACGATTCAGAGAATCGGAACAGAGCAGGCCATCGAAAACTCGGTTTCTGTTTTCAATATCGAATCTGATGAAGTAAAAGGAAGAATTATCGGTAGGGAAGGACGAAACATCCGTGCCCTGGAAGCAGTAACAGGAGTGGAAATCATCGTGGATGATACCCCTGAGGCTATTTTGCTTTCATGCTTTGATCCGGTAAGAAGAGAGATCGCAAGACTGTCACTTCACAGATTGGTTACGGACGGTAGAATTCACCCTGCCAGAATCGAAGAAGTGGTGGAAAAAACAAGAAAACAGATTGAGGAGGAAATCATTGAGGTGGGTAAAAGAACCATCATTGATTTAGGAATTCACGGTTTACATCCTGAACTTATTAAAATCGTAGGTAGAATGAAATACCGTTCTTCATACGGGCAGAATCTATTACAACACTCCAGAGAAGTCGCCAATATCGCTGCCACCATGGCTGCTGAATTAGGACTGAATGTGAAGTTGGCAAAAAGAGCAGGTCTGTTACACGATATTGGAAAAGTTCCTGAGCAGGAATCTGAACTTCCTCACGCTTTGCTGGGAATGCAGTGGGCTGAAAAATATGGTGAAAACCCTGAAGTGATTAATGCGATCGGAGCTCACCATGACGAAGTTGAAATGACATCATTACTGTCACCGATTATCCAGGTTGCGGATGCCATTTCAGGTGCCAGACCGGGAGCCAGAAGACAGGTATTGGAATCTTATATCCAGAGACTTAAAGATCTTGAGTCTGCAGCATTAAGTTTTGAAGGTGTTTCTTCAGCATATGCTATCCAGGCCGGAAGAGAATTAAGGGTTATGGTAGAAAGCGGAAGAGTAAATGACGAAGTCGCTTCCCAGTTATCGTATGACATTTCAGAGAAAATTCAGAACGAACTTACTTATCCGGGACAGGTAAAAGTAACCGTAATCAGAGAAACAAGAGCTGTAAATATTGCAAGATAA
- a CDS encoding helix-turn-helix transcriptional regulator → MIKNKLIKARKEKYTQENMAKILHMTQSQYQRREKGEIRISDEEWERIAKALDTTVEDIKEDDSVVHQINNYDNQSSNYSASNNYFYNIPEFIFQNQQEYINLLKKQIEALQEEIRNLKS, encoded by the coding sequence ATGATAAAAAATAAGCTGATTAAAGCCCGTAAAGAAAAGTACACGCAGGAAAATATGGCCAAAATACTGCATATGACACAGTCTCAATACCAAAGAAGAGAAAAAGGGGAAATAAGGATTTCAGATGAAGAATGGGAACGTATTGCAAAAGCATTGGACACCACAGTTGAAGACATTAAAGAAGATGATTCTGTAGTGCATCAGATTAATAACTACGATAATCAATCCAGTAACTATTCTGCAAGTAATAATTACTTTTACAACATTCCGGAATTTATTTTTCAAAACCAACAGGAATATATCAATCTGCTAAAAAAACAAATAGAAGCATTACAAGAAGAAATTAGAAATTTAAAATCTTAA
- a CDS encoding DUF6624 domain-containing protein, translating into MGTKFNSNYTLLILILCFSGCKKTENYSEVRRTLEQVLVDDQKFRTPIFDFAKQAPLDRKNTEIVTRIIDSLGWLGKDKIGKDANLALFTAIQHACKLSTMEKYLPLLKEAAYKGNAEKGQAAYLIDRVELLNKRKQIYGTQYSIREDGTAFIENLIDSAHVNSRRKSMDLFPIERYIKMIDSSNNIANNRK; encoded by the coding sequence ATGGGTACAAAATTTAATAGCAATTACACATTACTAATTTTAATTCTTTGTTTTTCCGGATGTAAAAAAACAGAAAACTATTCTGAAGTCAGAAGAACTTTAGAACAGGTATTAGTAGATGATCAAAAATTCAGAACTCCGATTTTTGATTTTGCCAAGCAAGCTCCACTGGATAGGAAAAATACTGAAATTGTGACAAGGATTATTGATAGCTTAGGATGGTTAGGAAAAGATAAAATCGGAAAAGATGCAAATCTTGCTTTATTTACAGCCATTCAGCATGCCTGTAAATTATCAACAATGGAAAAATATCTGCCCCTGCTGAAAGAAGCCGCTTATAAAGGTAATGCTGAAAAAGGACAGGCAGCTTACCTTATTGACAGAGTTGAATTATTAAATAAAAGAAAACAGATCTACGGAACTCAATATTCAATAAGGGAAGATGGAACAGCTTTTATAGAAAATCTTATTGATTCTGCCCATGTAAATTCCAGAAGAAAGTCTATGGATTTATTTCCTATCGAAAGATATATTAAAATGATAGATTCCTCAAATAACATAGCAAATAACAGGAAATAG
- the gwsG gene encoding grasp-with-spasm system ATP-grasp peptide maturase has translation MIVIYTEDNDITTNLVMDWLSVLYKGEIKRINTDCFQIPIQNEYFIDISESINIKAIWYRRPGRRPSPIRSIPPDLLREKIDDQKLESLLMYSANKELENINAYDIENTYKAKNILGGPLKYEVNKFQVLRIAQDIGIDIPKSVLTNSKSKLTDFYDDCQGEIISKMHDMLLCDINETHSTYATYTEKIELNFINSLPEYFFIGHFQEKLEKEYEIRSFYLDGEIFSMAMFSQQNSQTSIDFRRYDRDSMNRRVTYRLPADLEDHIRTLMKKLNLNCGSLDIVKTKDQYVFLEVNPVGQFGFVTGACNYHLHKKIAEYLIR, from the coding sequence ATGATAGTTATTTATACTGAAGACAATGATATCACCACAAACCTTGTCATGGATTGGCTTTCTGTTTTATATAAAGGAGAAATTAAAAGAATTAATACCGATTGTTTTCAAATACCGATACAGAACGAATATTTTATTGATATAAGTGAAAGTATTAACATAAAAGCGATCTGGTACCGGAGACCCGGAAGAAGGCCTTCTCCTATCCGAAGCATTCCACCGGATTTATTAAGAGAAAAAATAGATGATCAAAAATTAGAATCACTATTAATGTATTCTGCTAATAAAGAACTTGAAAATATTAATGCTTACGACATAGAAAATACATATAAGGCTAAGAATATCCTGGGAGGCCCTTTAAAATATGAAGTCAATAAATTTCAGGTGTTAAGGATTGCTCAAGATATTGGGATAGATATTCCTAAATCTGTTTTGACGAACAGTAAGTCCAAGCTAACAGATTTTTATGATGACTGTCAAGGCGAAATAATCTCTAAAATGCATGATATGCTGCTCTGTGATATTAATGAAACTCATTCTACCTACGCAACTTACACAGAAAAAATAGAATTAAACTTTATAAATTCCCTTCCTGAGTATTTTTTTATCGGTCATTTTCAGGAGAAATTAGAGAAAGAATACGAGATAAGAAGCTTTTATCTGGATGGTGAAATATTTTCAATGGCTATGTTTTCACAGCAGAATAGTCAGACAAGTATCGATTTCAGAAGGTATGACAGAGATAGTATGAACAGGCGTGTTACGTACAGGCTGCCTGCTGATTTGGAAGATCATATCCGTACGTTAATGAAAAAGCTGAATTTAAATTGTGGTTCTTTAGATATCGTAAAAACAAAGGACCAATATGTTTTTTTAGAAGTTAATCCCGTTGGCCAGTTTGGATTTGTAACTGGAGCCTGTAATTATCACCTGCATAAAAAAATCGCTGAATATTTAATACGATAA
- the gwsS gene encoding grasp-with-spasm system SPASM domain peptide maturase codes for MNRFFNLYSNCIPVKGSEESIIIDLQNTEHINVPNLLFDVLRKTRTHTIDEIKNFYNNSLDEGIDQYFSYLKDIGYGFFTDHVEMFPELNLEWYSPLKVNSAILEIHEDCKYDFNSAIKELSSLACSSIQIRMSHPDVNNILSGILDATRKSRIRNVEIFLPESLYEEHYLKYLDDIENRINTFVIHSVKDEILTQDLYKNYKYHIDHKLIFKSETINSATTDHIKMENFIINMEFFTEAQQCNVALNRKICIDNEGNFKNFLAHKSIYGNFRNKSITELIEDREFTRKWFVNNDSIEICKDCQFRYICFNNSDIEFNGHSWQKVNECPFDPYTNLWKTE; via the coding sequence ATGAATAGATTTTTTAATTTATATTCCAATTGTATTCCTGTAAAGGGAAGTGAAGAAAGTATTATTATAGATCTGCAGAATACTGAACATATCAATGTACCCAATCTATTATTTGACGTTCTCAGAAAAACACGTACTCATACAATAGATGAAATAAAAAATTTTTATAATAATAGTTTGGACGAGGGTATAGATCAGTATTTTAGTTATTTAAAGGATATCGGTTACGGTTTTTTCACAGATCATGTTGAAATGTTCCCGGAGCTTAATTTAGAATGGTATTCGCCACTTAAGGTTAACAGTGCTATCTTAGAAATTCATGAAGATTGTAAATATGATTTTAATTCTGCAATTAAAGAATTAAGTTCATTAGCCTGTTCAAGCATCCAAATAAGAATGAGTCATCCCGATGTTAATAATATATTATCCGGCATATTGGATGCAACACGAAAATCAAGAATCAGAAATGTTGAAATTTTCCTGCCTGAATCTTTGTATGAAGAACATTATTTAAAATATCTTGATGATATTGAAAATAGAATTAACACATTTGTCATTCATAGCGTTAAAGATGAAATCCTGACTCAGGATTTATATAAAAATTACAAGTACCATATAGATCATAAGCTAATTTTTAAATCAGAAACTATTAATAGTGCAACCACAGATCATATAAAAATGGAAAATTTTATTATCAATATGGAGTTTTTTACGGAGGCTCAACAGTGTAATGTTGCTCTAAACAGAAAGATATGTATTGATAATGAAGGAAATTTCAAAAATTTTCTGGCGCATAAAAGTATCTACGGTAATTTTAGAAACAAAAGTATTACTGAATTGATAGAAGATCGTGAGTTTACCAGAAAATGGTTTGTCAATAATGATAGTATTGAGATCTGCAAAGATTGTCAGTTCCGGTATATTTGCTTTAATAATTCTGATATTGAATTCAATGGTCACTCGTGGCAGAAAGTAAATGAATGTCCATTTGATCCCTATACCAATCTTTGGAAAACAGAATGA
- a CDS encoding ATP-grasp domain-containing protein: protein MILIISKSGDLSTEQVADWLTAYKVPFFVLNDNIYEVLKIDFNINNISIGGYPIDAFKVVWFRKYPYALREDQKADIRNKLYFSLIEYNLIESRAIRDYLLFELKKRNVIWLTNPFSITENKLVQMQMAKSCGLYIPATYILNNKKAVETLIYEKKELITKPMIRGTNFKFSNRIFTMPTTTVNNKVDNIPEFFKPALLQEKIVRKFEIRSFYLLGKFFSTKVIMNDNSIVDHRLLAAKHECRFEVYQLPENIEKKLHDLMKLLDLNCTSIDLIANEQNEYFFLEVNPVGQFTYHSVFNNTYLEIEIALSLKKLLKNAT, encoded by the coding sequence ATGATTTTAATAATATCAAAATCAGGAGATCTATCTACGGAACAGGTAGCCGATTGGCTGACGGCGTATAAAGTACCTTTTTTTGTTTTAAACGATAATATTTATGAGGTATTAAAAATTGATTTTAATATAAATAATATATCTATTGGTGGGTATCCGATTGATGCATTCAAAGTGGTATGGTTTAGAAAGTACCCATACGCCTTGCGAGAAGACCAAAAGGCCGATATCAGAAATAAGCTTTATTTTTCACTTATAGAATACAATTTGATAGAATCCAGAGCTATAAGAGATTATTTATTATTTGAGCTGAAAAAAAGAAATGTTATCTGGCTTACTAATCCATTTTCTATAACAGAAAACAAGCTTGTACAGATGCAAATGGCAAAGAGTTGTGGACTCTATATTCCGGCGACCTACATTCTTAACAATAAGAAAGCTGTTGAGACTTTAATATATGAGAAAAAAGAACTTATCACAAAGCCTATGATAAGGGGAACAAACTTCAAATTCAGTAACCGAATTTTTACCATGCCCACAACTACAGTTAATAATAAAGTAGATAATATCCCGGAATTTTTTAAGCCGGCATTATTACAGGAGAAAATAGTTAGGAAATTTGAAATCAGATCTTTTTATCTTTTGGGAAAGTTCTTCTCAACAAAAGTTATTATGAATGATAATTCTATAGTAGATCATCGACTTTTAGCAGCTAAACATGAATGCAGATTTGAAGTCTATCAGTTACCTGAAAATATAGAAAAAAAATTGCACGATCTGATGAAATTACTCGACTTAAATTGCACATCTATAGATTTAATAGCGAATGAACAAAATGAATATTTTTTTTTGGAAGTTAATCCGGTGGGACAGTTTACATATCACTCTGTATTTAATAATACCTACCTTGAAATAGAAATAGCACTCTCTTTGAAAAAACTATTGAAAAATGCAACATAG